ATTTCTCACTGACTGgtttaattttaacaattttgtatgCAGAAGGATTTATTTATACTGccttaatataaatcaaaattaaaattttgaaaaattaagttttggaaaagtttgaaataattttttgaaaaattaaattttcgaaaattggatattaaatttgtttgaaattttggttttaggtgttcattataattactcaaaaatggcaaaccaactttattatatatattttgtgccTTTCTAGaacgttttttcatttttttttaaatattttttgctcaTAGGTAtacattaaataaatttgtatatcggtgtcccctagaatcaaaaacaatctattcaactttttcttttattgagttatttaaaaaaaaaacgttcctaCGAATTTTTcccgttttattaaaaaaaaaaacaacttctgaATCGAATTAAATACGTATTTCTGATTTTAAACTGACTTTTCTTTCCTTTGTCACCCAACGCGTTCCGACTATATTTAACAATGCATTTTGGAATAGAGttgttttgaaagtcatgcataggaatagtttatttttgaatcttaacaataaaattattttgctttaCATCAGGAATAGTGTTGTTTTGATTCTCAAAGAATGTGGAATACATTTGTTTTGATTCAAACCATAATATTTCTATAATGTATAACTCTGCAACAAGTTGACTTTGAAAGTGTTCAAACACCCTCAAAGAAAGAGGtgaaaaaattgagataaactGCGTTTCTAActcatttttcacaaaaagtggaataaattgtttttgattctaGGGGACACTAAACATAAAGACtattaaaatattaagaaacTTGAAGTTTGTAACCCAGTCATGCATTTGTTTGttataatttcaatttcttaaccaaatatcatttaaaaatttgcatttctattgaaatttactattattttttttttattaaataataaacataAAGTGacgttttaatataaataagttatacaaaaaaattctgaaacaaAAGATAAACTGAAACTAAAGTACTCACACAGACTCTGGACCaataaaaacttgtttcaaCTTAATCGCACATATAGATTTCATAATAAATTGGTATAAGCTATTCTgatatttaaacaaataaagtacACAAAATATCGTTCACTTTTAACTTCGGTAAAGAAAGATGTTAATAATAATCATCGAAAGATTTGTAAAGTCCATACTTTCTTTTtatgactgcaaaaaatttgaattcaattattttgaccttaaaaaaaacaccttttcaaagATGAACTTGTTTTGTGCAAACCGCAAATACATATGACCAGAATTTTATATGGTAAATTAATACAATTTACTATGTCCATTGCTGAACTTTTGATATAACTATAGTTATACACAATTCCTGAGCATCTAACAAAGACCAATCACTTTCACCAAATCAAAGTCGAGTTCTTATTGGTGCACAGTTTagttttaaatacttttaaatgtGATATTATGTTGTTAACTGAAATGTATATTCATAGTTATTCAATTTTGCCATGGAAAAATGATATTCCTAAAATTGCTTCTTTCAAAATTGAGAaacaaaacccaaaaaaaattctattttttaggAACAACTGAGCAAATGGAAACTCTAACACCTCCTCCACAACCGATCGTTCGCCAGGGAACATTTGATATGGAAATAAAAGACAATGATGAACGTGAAGAGAGCGAAAGGCAAGAagaacaacaaaacaaacaatcaGAACTTCAGCCCGAAGAAGAAGTTCATGTAGATCAAAATATATCCACTGGAACTCATTCCGTTCATTCTGTTCAATCGCCAGAATCTGATCAAGTATCTGATATTGTTGAACAAATTGGTCGTCTTTTGGGTAACCAAAATGTTAATGTTCTTCAAGCTAATATCAGTAATGCATCAAATGTCAATGGAACCATAAATCCCACCTACATTGTCGTTATGAATACGCCAATACCTGCGAAGCATCGTCCTTCAATAAACTCATCAGAATATCCTAATGACGGATCACCTGAATTGACTCACGGTCAAATACGAAGACGTAGTCAGTCACTGAGCATTCATGACAAAGAAAAGTTATTCACAGCTCCAGTGCCACCAAGTCCATTACGCAATGATAAAACACCTGCACGTGCCCCCATGTTGCGGAGAAATTCCTTTTCTAGTACAAATCCTACTACACCAAGCATCCCAATGAATCGCCGATCAGTTTATGGTACATGCAATGCCAGTGACGCTGCCTCTAAACAAAGCCAGATGCAACGAAGATCAGTGGCCTTAGAGACACATCACGAGAAACAACAAAATACTCTACAACAGCAACCTCCGATGGGCGTTGCAAGTATCAGTTTCAAtgccaaaaaacttaaattcaaacAATCGACTGAATCTATTGTCAAAGCTAGTGGCCCAATGAAGGCAACGATTCCAGTTAAAAAGGTTGCCCCCATGATTGTCACCACAAATGTAGACTCGCCCACTGAAGAACCATCGAATAGGTTTAGATCCGTCACAAGTACACCGAATGTGCAACTTAATCCGTCCAAAGGTTATCCGAGTGCCTGTTCGACTCCCATGATTGAAGCATCACCCATTAAGAGAAGTGGAATTGCAAAATCGAGGTATTCGTTTATTGCGGCCACACCAACTCCGAAAAATTCAAATCTTGCCACATCATCAAGTCAGGCACGTCGAAGAACTATGAGTGAAATGCGATCTCCTAAGAAAATTGGCGATAGGCCAAGCACATCGGGCATCACAAAGCCAGGAACAGTTAAGACGGTTAAGTTACCACAGAACTTTTCCAAGACATTGAATAAAATGGCACCAACGACATCGAAAGGGGTAAGAGTATTAGAGTATTAACTTATTTCAAGATTAAAtaatcttatttttgtttattttttaggtGCTACGACTGTCTAAACCTTCACCACCAACAGGTACGgtagataaaaataaagaaaataaactaCCAAGGCCTGGTCgttgaaaatgaaatgaaacgGAACCATCTTCTGGATAACACATTTTGATTCAACTTACTGATATTAACTCTTTAAAAATTGTTCTGTTATACATATTACTTTGTACGTACATCGTTGATATATTTTCCTAAACTAAAGTGAAAAAGTTCAAGTGCCCCTCCGATCGAAGAAGAGTGAGCAATGTATTTTGTTGATTATATTTCTCTCTGTCCTTTTATACCTAAGTtgtttcttttctatttatctgatttttttttcatcttatttaattcttttttgggaaataaactgaaaacatttttttttttttttcaagaagtgCAAGTTGTATTTTTATCTCGTTAAACCGATTTTTCCTAAGCATTGGTATTATAGAGAAAGGTTATTATAATAACGAATTCGGATTCAGCTcgtcaaaatacataaaactaGATAGGTCCACACAGAAATAGATGACCAGACTTAccttgttttataaatttcgaCACTCTGAAACCGAATCGGAGTCGGTTTTGCCCATACACCTTCAAAATGAGTTGCTTTACGGGATTtcgatatacaaaaaaaaaaatctggggGTCTATTACGTAATACGAAATGAGCGGCAAGTCAACGATACTGAAGTAAACGATAGTCACGACAAAGAGATATTATGTAAAACGAGAAAGTCATTTGGCCAAACTAAACCACATGAATTCTACCAGCAAACGCAATAATATTATAACAGCTAAACGAAAACGAAAGTTAAACGATAGGTAAATGACAGTCGTAAagattaacgagtatcgttgaagttaaacgattatcgtaatacgtagtcggatttcaacgaaaacgaagtagtttcaacgataatcgttttacaaaatagggcccctgaaaaggactttaataaaaaatgctTATTAGTATTTGTTATGTGtttgtattattaaaaataaaatgcccgACTGGGGCGCACGAACTTTCTCTTagggttaaagttgcttaaatttttaagaattttttaatagaaatttagaaaatttatatgaaaataaaacaaaaaattcgtttttcaaagctaaaaaacaacatctgaaaacaAATTGGGCtctaaaacaagtatgcaatttgattccttttaataaaatgcatttttagaaaaaaaaaactttaaagtcgttttttaaaaaacgtatttttttaagaGCAAATTTTCCAaacttctaataaacagtcagttaactgttcgttGAATAGAGTTATTAGACTCATAAGCAATCAGATAacaatattgaatttttcaatagaataacaaaaaaatgtaaaattcaaaaatatttaaaattaaaagtcattttattcataattgtttttgttttcttgtgttcttcaaaacagctttgacataCTATGTTTTTTGAGATTGGCcctaaatccaaaaaattttgatttatattaaaattatataaaaactattgtataaaaaaaaatgggtaaaattaaattaatagtttggcagaaaatcaggGACCCTTCTATGTAACTTTTTGCTACTTTCGCATCTGTTCGGAAGTCAATTTCAATTGTACTACCTAGTCAAACTGCGTATCTTAAATGAATGATACCAATCTAAATCTTCCAATTAAATCCCATTAACGATTTGGCATGACTGGAGctgtataattttcattttttacaaaattacagagatccattttttcctaattctcaattttttaaagtttttctgcTAAAACAAAActctaaattaaatttaaaatccaaaactaTCGTCTTTATTTGTAATTGTAGTTTTTCTTTATAGTTATAATTGACTAACTATAACAAAATATacatttattattaaaacttatTCTAAAATCAGTCTATGGCCTTTTCATTCATCAAGGCCAGTTTCTTCATCTCCTTTTTGTTTTTCCTGTTTTGGTATTAAGAATGCCAAAAATCCACATAGTATCAATGCTACTGTGGATATATAAAATGTTGATTCACAATGTTCAGCTAGCAAAAGTCCAACAATATTTGCTCCAACAACACTTCCTAGACGACCAAACATCAATGAAATGCATATCGCCATTCCTctgtgaaataaattaaaaaaaaactattttaatataagaaaaagaaaaatataaatagaacTCACCTTAAATGAGTTGGATATAATTCTACTGTTGCAGCACCAAGAACATTAATTCCAACTCCTGCTAAGAACAAAAGTACATAAAGATATACAGAAATTGATGGATTATCCACATGAATTGATGCAATTCCACATGATGCAAAGAAAATCAATACAACAactaaaaaagaagaagaaaaatgtttgtgaTAAGATttctacgttgggcgccacttttaaGTGAATTAAAACCTACATAAAATTGGAATCTTTCCAACTCTGTTGATAATCACTCCAATTACAGCAAAACCTGTTGCATAGAGTATTTCCATTACCAATGAATACATAAATGTGTTATCTTCAAGACTGGCTTGGCATGTCATTGACTGAAAAAAGAATCATAAGTTGATATTGATTCaaagttgaagtaaaaaaacaactctGACCCCATCTTCTTTATAAATGGATGCATGCTTGGCATAGACCACTTCACAAATCAGAGTCTTATTGCCAGGATGTTCCTTCATAAATTCCACCATACTATTTGCAATATGTGGGAACCACATATACATTCCATTTGTTGTAACATACAGCCAGAATTGAATGGTACAAATTATCACAGTTATTCGGCAGTATTTCTTTTCAAATAGAGGCACAGTTTGTGCCCACATTGTGCTCAAAAATGCAGTTACAATATTAGACTTTTTATCtgaattttcttcttttctaaTGGTTGTGTCTTTTTCTGGAATAATTCCATTGAGctgtaagaaaaaattaaaatcaatttggttaagatttatttttgtctaaattCTTACCTCAAATTCACTATCATCTCCAACATTCCATCTGTACATTCTCTTTAATACTTCAATAGCTTCTTTGTCCTTGCCAACAGAGAGTAAAAATTTCGGACTCTCTGGcaagaatattaaaaataatccgCATAAAAATCCAGGAATACCACAAACGATCATGAAAAAACGCCATGGTTTGTAGGTTATACCCAAAAACGGTATTGGTAATTCCCAAACTTGGTTAATAACTAGCCAAGCAATCAATGGGAGAATCATAGCTCCAAGGGCAAAAATAAATGATGATCCCATCATAGCACGGGCTCTTGAGCGATCAGTATGGAATTCACCCAAATAAGCGTATATAGTAGCTGATCCTCCAGATACACTAAGCGAAATAAATATAGGTACACTATTAAATATATTTCTGGTAATAAAAAGTCAAAGTTTAAACTTACAAGAATCCATTGATAAGTCTCAAAAGCACTAAAAGCCaaaatttatgagaaaatgatgATAGGACAGTGAAGACAAAAGCCATTAATAAAGTTGGTAGAATGACTTTTCTTCGGCCCTTTGTATCGGCCAAGAAACCCCATAAATGTGAACTTAAAATAATACCAAGAAAACCGATAGCACTTAAAATTCCTTTATCTTGGTTTGTAAGTTGCATATCACATTGTGAAATGGGTAGAATGAAGCCAATGGATGCTGTTTCGAGGAGAACATTAGCCAACACTAAGCCAGCAATGATGATTAGGAAGTAATTGAATTTTCCAAATTctgcaagaaaataaaaatcataagtTGAAAATTGTATGGGTTTTTGAACTTTCTGATTTGAACTTACTTGTCTTTTCTAAGGCTTCTGAAAAAGGGATGACTCCTTTTTCGGGTTTTTGTCCATTTTGAATTGTTAGTACTggaaatgataataaaaatggaAAGGTTAGAATAACttgtaaaattgttttgtttgctaaagtttttaaatacaaGGTCGTGTACGTAGaaacgtttttgaaaaagtaagaaCTTTTGCAGTCTTAAAACCAATAGTTTAATCCTTTGGTGTTATTTTAGGAAACATAGACTTTTACCAAATTTAAATAAGGTCTTCTGAATTCAATTGCAAACCTGAATATATTTCTCTTCATGAAAATGAAAGGACAATACAACTACAAGTAGGTacattagtattttttttattattaaaattacaaattaacaacaactttaattattacaaaactaaaaacaaaatttaagataaaGTTCGACAATATGAAACTTCTATACGCAACATGGCCATATTTGAGATAAGTTTTTTAGTAGATTTTCGAATCCATTTCAGAAGCTTTTGCTGAGTAGCTGCTCGACCATCAAGTAATTTGTATTCTTCACCATAAAAaagattacaaaataaaaaataaaaaataaataaatttataagatTGCCACTGAATTAGCTTGTTTAGGTatgaagtttaaaaattataataaaaactaaGATTGTCTTGTaatattaacaaataaaatgcacgactgggtcgcacgaacttgctcttagagttaaagttgcttaaatttttaagactttttatatagaaatttggaaaaaaaaataaaattcgtttaaaaaaaaaattaaaataaaatctgaaattgaattgcctgccaaaacaagtatgcagttttgattgatatattaacatgcatttttagaaaaaaaattttcaaaatcgttggagccgttttttaaaaaactaattttttataaatatttttttggaaaaaaagttttaaaataaaattggtatgccattttgtagaaatcactaatcaacatctaaaaacaaaatttcaaaaaaattcaatgtcccgttttcgaaaatttgatttttcaaaaaaaaattttcaaaatttttttaaaaatccaaaaattatttttttgaaaattttatttttggtttatatttaaattgtataaatgattcttcacaaaaagtttcgttgaaatcgaatatgcagtttcggagataagaggatttgaaaaaaacggttctatggcaggtaccgttaataatgattttcaaaaaacaaaatttccataaaacgatagaccttagcttaaaactaacatttgaattttttaaacaaaatcgttggagccgttttcaagatatttcaattttactaaaatcggtatatgacaagtaccgttatttttggtccaaaaaaattaattccaaaaacccctctggagagtcgccaaaaaacgctacataccaagtttggcatcaatcggcccatccgtttaggctgtagcttcgtttacagacagacagactgacagactgacagactgacagactgacagactgacagactgacagactgacagactgacagactgacagactgacagactgacagactgacagactgacagactgacagacagacagacagacggacttccgggacccacttttttggcattgtctaccatcgtaatgtcatggaaaaatgttatctcaactttttttttttgtacgaatgcataacctgatatatagtacctatatcgcaagtaaaaataaataatatatgtaAGTACATGAATGACTGGTTGGCATGAAAATGCTCTTGAAGTGCAATGCAGTACataatgttattaaaaatgtaaatttttggttggtacaaaaataaagtcaaaattttaacaaaaaaatgcttttgaatatttttttaaattttatttaatactgttggtaaaaattttaatttcatttacgAGATAAACaaggaaaaacgaaaaaaactatctttttataatttttgctaCAAACGGattctaaaataaattgcacgactggggtcgcacgtacttgctcttatgcttaaagtgactataatgttaaagctttttattcaagataattaaaatttgatattttgaagaaatttcatagcataaaaaaattaaatctgtttttataattaattaaactccgttttaaatatcttaaaaaaaaaaaacaaatatgccattttatttctcgtataaaaaggtatttttagaaaaaatttttcgaaaattgtaggagctttactttacttacacacttttgtataaaaattttcatttaaatcgggttattgttgtacgagatattcagaaacgaaaaaaaccgttctatgacaggtaccgttaataacggtacaaaaaatattttttttatttaaaaagttggctcttatgtgtagtactacacacaaaaattttaatcaaaatcgttagagccgtttttgaaaaaaatttacttttctatttccgttatatggcaggtaccgttagttttggtcataacaaaaaaaatttcaatttcccctctagggaatcaccaaaaactgctaactaccaagtttgaagaaaatcacttcactcgtttaggctgcagctccagatagagacagacagacagacagacagacagacagaattgccggacccacttttttggcattctccatcatcgtaatgtcatgtaaaattgttatctcgagttcgattttttttacgaatcctaaacctGCCCTATAGTAactatatatcgcaagtaaaaacaaacaaaaaatttaggtaggttataacttcttcaaaaataaatagcttCTCCAGTTGGGActtgaaaactttgaactttaACGGCGATCGCACcctaaagccttaactacattggcatTAGAagtacaaaattacaaaaattaacacTTTTTGAGCTTGGaaataaaactttgaaaacttAGCATCGGAGATATAGACCAAATGGTGGATATTGTGAGGTAttaagcttttttaattcaCATCTTTCCGATCTTAAAAAATTAGCCTGTCTGTATTTTGTTCCacaaaacaccttttttttactaactttactgctattttaaaaattttgtacatcAAAAAGTTTTCAAGTTCTGTAAACgcataattttggattttaaaattttggaagtcTAAATACATATGTGTTTTCAAGGTATATAATTCATTTAATAGAGAATTACGGATTTTCagagttttaaaaatcagtattttacaAAATAGAAAACAGTTTTTAGGAAACTGAATTTTTGGCACATACAAAATCATGCGATCGAATGATAACAAAATTCGAATTCCGTTTTAGTTGTatgtaatatttcaaaacattGATCTCTTTAGGCCTGATAGGGATATGGAAATGGATTTAATGCCTTTCATTTTGCTTAGCATTATTTTATCCCTTGTCATCttaatttgaagatatttttgaaaaaaaaaaattaagaaaaatctaTACAATATGATAAGATAACTTATAAAACGACTGTTTTTCAAGTTCATAACTaccaattacaattttttaccaaaatttctTACTAAtctcttatttttatatctATGGCGCGTGACTTAAGctataatatgtatgtatgtatttactgagaatttaaaaatgttttggggGTAAAGACTTATTTGCAATGAAgataaatatttctttattaTAATGTTATCTCATTAAACAAAAAGATTAAtccttctgttttttttttattagtgaGGTGATAAAACCTTTACgtcataaataaaacaaaaatatgatattCTTATCTAGAATTAATGTTTGGACTGACAAAATTTAAGGAGGCTTTAAAATGAGTTTAGTGCATTTCTATTTGTTTTATATGGTAACCAGGTGaaaaattttgccaaaaatgTTTCATAAGTCGTAAAAGTGCAAACATGGTTGAATCATAACTTTTATTAAGCTGACTtagcaaacaaattttgtacttggtgaaaaaaagcaagaaatttGCCCCGGTggttatacatacatattgaTATATTGCGCATCTTTGTAAATGGCAGACACAAGGCGTTTCTATTATTTAGGTTTTACTTTTAAATGTTAGAATATAACCTGGATCATGGTCTCATGGATCGCAGTTGAAGCTGAGTTTAGCAGTCAAGCATTGTTTCCATTTCATCATTGGTTGCCACCTATTTACTTGCATATATTCACAAGTAATCTTCAAGTAtagattgaaaataataatatttgatTTATAAGTCGATTTAATGTCTAATCTGTTACATAAACACAATAATTGTTTATGTGCataattgttttataaataaagccaTATTGCTTTAAGATTAATAAAATgtgttaatttgaaattaacaattattaataaattaatttttactttctTTCTTTACTTATGTAAAGTACATTGCGTGTTTGTGTAATCTGATTGACTGCATTcataatttttcatcaaatcaacttaagaaaaaaataattataaactgTACCATACCCATAGCCCTGGGTGAAattaacacatttttgggtaAACTCAAATCTCCCTAGCACCCACCTGGCtgaaaaatgcataaaattaCTGAAAATCAttgcttaaagaaaaaaatgcaaagaagTTTTGTAGTCTAAATCTAAATCCTAacttattaaacatttttccaaaaactgcACGTGTCGTTATGCCTTCTATATATTCAATTCTATCCCCGAAACCCTAGTCGAAAAGAATGTGTTCATGCAAGACAGTCGTATAGGTAATCATTTTAACAGACAGAGATAATCAGCCGTTTTTGAGTTTCACTTGAACAAGTTTTTaaccgaaaaaaatgaatttctatTTTCCCCTTTTGAGGTGgggaattttccaattaaaaaatttcatgcgcattaaaaaaattcaatgcaaaatgtgtgcgttaataatttttttattttttttttttaaagcctggtaagcagatcgcgctaaattttagcggagataa
This DNA window, taken from Episyrphus balteatus chromosome 2, idEpiBalt1.1, whole genome shotgun sequence, encodes the following:
- the LOC129910559 gene encoding uncharacterized protein LOC129910559, with protein sequence MSNDSNIVKNLIDLSAEDDPHSPLQNPPTFTPPLPLIPISAYDGRESLENNPFDCIQKQANRPDDPFELLSREASYQPHCSESNGEGGTTSNQIEVRIGNLLCMSDDSIKVDEDTIPEFNTLQLPPSRFREPITSVSSIGSTIYSSPCNDSAFTSRNESSKTINKAFITENTISSFSEDSRVQSAMNKGFVESYSSFDHSSAKSTPENVNQSPLENSDSSGKGRSQKPMDARKRLLKLSLSNSTSNSPLCRRQFDDDNSSPLSSVFSEAENLADHFASRCGFDSGKSFDDSCDDLMSIKPNWIDSETDIDSDLEMMKIPILQEIPSPVVNQKTMPWSEKKVEDIPPKSVSTNNSPDLEALKEKVQQHRAEKNNNHEIKTLIDNLKLVIKDCANGEKKAEANNLLESLSNLMNDKNGSGTTEQMETLTPPPQPIVRQGTFDMEIKDNDEREESERQEEQQNKQSELQPEEEVHVDQNISTGTHSVHSVQSPESDQVSDIVEQIGRLLGNQNVNVLQANISNASNVNGTINPTYIVVMNTPIPAKHRPSINSSEYPNDGSPELTHGQIRRRSQSLSIHDKEKLFTAPVPPSPLRNDKTPARAPMLRRNSFSSTNPTTPSIPMNRRSVYGTCNASDAASKQSQMQRRSVALETHHEKQQNTLQQQPPMGVASISFNAKKLKFKQSTESIVKASGPMKATIPVKKVAPMIVTTNVDSPTEEPSNRFRSVTSTPNVQLNPSKGYPSACSTPMIEASPIKRSGIAKSRYSFIAATPTPKNSNLATSSSQARRRTMSEMRSPKKIGDRPSTSGITKPGTVKTVKLPQNFSKTLNKMAPTTSKGVLRLSKPSPPTGTVDKNKENKLPRPGR
- the LOC129910561 gene encoding synaptic vesicle glycoprotein 2A-like; this encodes MAGEDQDLLENTVKVKLLTIQNGQKPEKGVIPFSEALEKTKFGKFNYFLIIIAGLVLANVLLETASIGFILPISQCDMQLTNQDKGILSAIGFLGIILSSHLWGFLADTKGRRKVILPTLLMAFVFTVLSSFSHKFWLLVLLRLINGFFVSGGSATIYAYLGEFHTDRSRARAMMGSSFIFALGAMILPLIAWLVINQVWELPIPFLGITYKPWRFFMIVCGIPGFLCGLFLIFLPESPKFLLSVGKDKEAIEVLKRMYRWNVGDDSEFELNGIIPEKDTTIRKEENSDKKSNIVTAFLSTMWAQTVPLFEKKYCRITVIICTIQFWLYVTTNGMYMWFPHIANSMVEFMKEHPGNKTLICEVVYAKHASIYKEDGSMTCQASLEDNTFMYSLVMEILYATGFAVIGVIINRVGKIPILFVVLIFFASCGIASIHVDNPSISVYLYVLLFLAGVGINVLGAATVELYPTHLRGMAICISLMFGRLGSVVGANIVGLLLAEHCESTFYISTVALILCGFLAFLIPKQEKQKGDEETGLDE